CCTGGGCCTGCCCGTCCTTACGGTCGGCTTCGCCGGCGGCGAGATGGGTCGCTGGATTGCCCAGGCCATGCGCCGCGAGGGCCTCTCGGCCGACCTGATCCAGATCGCGGGCGAGAGCCGCAGTTGCTTCGCGATTCTCGACACCAGGGGGCTCAAGGTCACTGAAGTGGACGAGGAAGGCCCCGAGGTCTCGCTGGCCGAGGTCGGGAAGCTCACGGCCCTGCTCGCCAGGCACGCGCCCCGCGCCCGCATGGCCGTGCTCTCCGGCTCGTTGCCGCCCGGTTGCCCGCCCGACACCTACCGCAGGTGGGTGGAGGTCGCCCGCAAGGCCGGCGCCACGCCCGTCGTGGACGCCGCCGGCCCGGCGCTCAACGAAGCCCTCGCCGCTCGCCCGTACCTGGTCAAGCCCAACGAAGCGGAAGCGGAAGAGTTGCTGGGGTACCGCCTGGACAACAACACGGCCATCTCCCGGGCCCTGGACTTCCTCGCCGCGAAGGCCGACGTCGTCGCCCTCACGCTGGGCGCCCGCGGGGCGGCAATCGCGGCAGGTGACAGGCGCTGGCGCGTCAACCCGCCGGCCATCAAGGCGATCAACACGGTGGGCTGCGGGGACGCCTTCCTGGCGGGGTTCGTGGCCGGCCTCGTCCGCAACCTGCCGCTCGAGGCCGCCTCGCGGCTGGCGGTGGCGGCCGGCAGCGCCAACGCCACGGCCGTCGGCGCCGGCACGGTCCCGGCCCAGACCATCGACAAGCTGGAAGCCGAGGTGCGGCTCACCGCCCTCTAGGCCGCCGGGCGTTTGAGAGCGGCTTCGGGAGGGGATATTGCCGACTGGAGACCGCGGTGGAAGACGCCACGCTGGTAGGACGCGCCGTGACTTGCCCGCTGTGCAAGTCCGGGTTCACTTACTGCCGGCCGAAATCGGGCACCTACAAGCTACTGGGCCGCGACAGCGACTACTGCCCGTACTACGAAGGCCGCAACCCGCTGTTCTATCACGTGTGGGTCTGCCCGAACTGCCAGTTCGCGGCCTACAAGGAGCATTTCGGGCAAGTCGAACCGGGCAAGGTACATGCCCTCAAGGAGACGCTCACCGCCCTGGTCACCGCCAGAGCCGACTTCTCCCGGCCCGAGCGGACCATGTTCGTGGCGCTGCAGGCCTACCAGGTGGCGCTCGTCTGCTACCAGGCGCGCGCCTATCCGCCGGAGATGATCGGCCAGGTCGCGCTCAGGCTGGCCTGGATCTGCCGGTATGGCGGGCAGGCCAAGCGCGAACTGGACTTCCTCGACCAGGCCAGGCAACACCTCACCGAAGCCTACGACAAGGGCATTCGCACCAAGGGCTTCATCGACTTCCAGGGCCTCACCTACATGGTCGGCGAGCTCAACCTCCGCACGGGCCACCTGGCCAAGGCGACCGCCTGCTTCGCGACGCTGATGCGCACCAAGGGCCTCACCGATCCGATGCGGGTCGCGGGCGCCGCGCGGCAGGATGCCGCCGAGGCGGCCGAGACCGTGGGCAAGCGGCTCGAGTCGGTGGACGTACTGGAACCCCTGGGATCCGCGGGCCTGGGCATCCTCGCTCAGCGCTCCCGCATCCGGCGCGTGCCCAAGGGAGAGATCCTCTACGAGGACGGCGAGCCCGGCGGCTCGCTGATCGTGGTGGTCAAGGGCTGCTGCTCGCTATATCGCTCGGGCCCCGGCTCCCGGCTGGAGACGGTCATGGAGGCCGGCGACTCCTGCTCGGAGCAGACGCTCTTCACCGGCGAACCGCGCGTGGGCACGCTCGTGGCCGGTCCCCCCGACAATCGCGAGGGGCCGGAGACCGTGGTCGCCGAGATCGAGCGCGCCGACCTCCACGCGGTGCTCCGGCTCTTCCCCAAGGCGGCCGAGGGCATCACGGCCCGCCTGAACCTGGCTTTGGAAGAGGCGGCGGCCCGCGAGTGGGTGCGCGCCGCCAGGGAGGCCGAGGCGGCGCCGCGGCGCCAGGAGCGGTCGATCATCCTCGATGCCGTCAGCTCGCTCTTTGGCAACTTCGCCGGCGCCGGAGTGGACGATTAGGTGAGCCAACCCTTCCCGCCGGGATTCCTCTGGGGCGTCGCGACCTCGGCCATGCAGGTGGAGGGCCATCTGCAGCACTCCAACTGGCACGACGAGCTGAAGCACTGGCGCATGGAGCACCCGGCCGGCCGGGGCTGCGACTTCCTGAACCGCTACGAGAGCGACCTGGACCTGGTCAGGGGCATGGGGCTGGGCGCGTTCCGGTTCTCGCTCGAATGGGGCCGCATCGAACCGGAACCGGGGCGCTTCGACGACGAGGCACTCGCGCACTACCAGCGCATCATCGACGCCTGCCACGCACGCGGCATCGAACCGATCCTCACGCTCTGGCACTTCTCCTATCCCCGCTGGATCGACCGCGAGCTGCCGGGAGGGTGGACGAATCCCGAGATCGTCGAGATCTTCGGCCGCTTCGCCCGAAAGGCAGGCGAACGCCTGCGCGGCGTCAAATGGTGGATCACGCAGAACGAGCCCAATGCCTTCGTGCTCAACACGTGGCTCTTCGCGGCGTACCCGCCCGCGCCCGCGCCCCTGCTGCAGGCCGGCCGCTGCCCGGCGGTGGCGGCGAACGTGGTCGCCGCCCATCAGGTCGCCTACGACATCCTCAAGGCGCAGGACAGGTCCCGGATGATCTCGGCCAACGTCTTCCACTTCCAGCCGCGGGGCCTCGGCTGGCCCAACACCCTCGAGTTCTTCGCCCGCCTCGAGAGCTTCGACTACATCTCCATCGATTACTACTTCGCCCACCTGCCCTGGGAATGGCCGTACCTGGCGTTCCAGTGGGCCTGGCCGGTCCACCCGCCGGGCATCGCCGACTCGGTGCTGGCCTACTGGCGGCGCTTCCGCAAGCCGGTCCTCATCGGCGAAAACGGCCTGTGCCAGCACGGCGACCGGCCGCGCCGCGACGGCTGGACGCGGGATCGCTACCTGGTCCACCACGTGCACCACCTGGAGCGCGCCGCGCAAGCCGGGGCGGACCTGGTGGGCTACATGCACTGGAGCTTGCTGGACAACTGGGAGTTCGGCAGCTACACGCCGCGCTTCGGCCTCTACCAGGTGGACTTCACCCGGCCGGACCTGCCCCGCACACCGACCGCGGCCGTCGAGGCCTACCAGGAGATCGCAGGCGAAGGGTATGCCGCGGCGCCCCTGTTGGCGCGCTTCGGCGTCCGAAGGTGAGCGGGCGGCGTGATTGAAACCCGTGACAGACCGGAAGCGTCCAGGGTACAAATGGGCGAAACGACCCAGGAGGCTTGCCATGGACGCCCGCATCATCCGTCATAGTGCCGCGCTCGCCGGCGCGGGACTGCTGTTTGCCGCTTGCCCCGGCCTGACGCCGCCCGCGCATGCCGAGGTCATCCACCTCAAGAACGGTACGCAGGTCAAGGGCAAGATCACCAAGCAGGACGAGGAGAATTTCGAGGTCCTGACCGCCCAGGGGCCCGTGAAGATTTCCAAGCTCAAGGTGCAACTCGTGGACCTGGCCAACCCGGCGATCGCGGCGGGCCTGGGCGTCGGCTTCCCCGGCGCCGGCCAGGCGTACGTGGGCCGCTGGGACAAGGCGGTGTTCTACTTCTCGATCACGGCCGTGACGCTCGGCGCGGCTTTCGTGGTTGGCATGGTCGGCGTCAACGGCGGCCTGACCGTGTCCGATCCCAACAAGCTCACGCTGCCGGTATCCATAGGCGTGAGCACCGCCGGCATTCCGCTGCTGCTGGGGGCATACGACGCCTACCTCGAAGCGGTGAGGCAAAATGAGGCTCCCAAGTTCAAGATCGATTACGGCGAGAGCCTGTAGAGCGGGCGCCGCCTTCGCCGTGGGAGCCTGCCTGACGGGCTGCCCCGCCGGCATCATCCTGGGCGGCTCGTTTCTGAGCAGCTTCGTCGCCCGCGACCGCATCACCATAAAGGGCGAGGTCGATCTGGCCGGCCAGCGAGGCAACTTCCGGGTCGGCGCGATGAGGTACTTCGAAGGGAGCGAAGCTTCCGCCGGCTACAAACTGGCCGACGTGGACGGCGTGGATTTCGGCGGCGCACAGAATTTCTCGATCCTGTTCACCGGTCCCGCCACCGACTCGGAGCCGGCATCGGGAAGCTACACGCTGACCCTGCAATCCGGCCGGTCGATGGCGCACTGGCTCCTGATCGCCTGGAACGATCTCAACAAGAACGGCAAGATGGAATGGGAAGAGATGCGGGCTCCCGAGACCTTCCAGATCACCAAGGCCGGCGGCAACTTCTTCGGCTTCCGGGCATCCGGCTCGGTCCTGGCGCCCCTGGCCACCACGGGCGTCGTGGCCTTTGCCGAGGCCGACAAGGTGAAGTCTTACAAGTTCGTCTTTCCTCGGGTCGAAGACTTCCCGACCACCCAGTGATGACGGGACATCACGCCGGGCTCAAGCTCCTCGACGACGCGCTGATGGACCAACTGCGCGACCAGGCGCGCGCGTCGCCGCGGCGGCGGGCGGTGCATCGGTTCCACGAGCACGAGGAACCGGTCCAGCGCATGCTCAACGCCCTCGAACCCGACAGCTACGTGCGGCCCCACAAGCACGAAGATCCCGACAAGTTCGAGGCGTTCGTCGTCCTGCGCGGCCGCGCGGCGGTCGTGCTGTTCGACCCGGACGGGAAGGTGGCCGCCACCGTGGTCATCGCCGCCCGCGGCACCACCCGCGGCGTCGAGATCCCGCCGCGCGCCTTCCATTGCCTGGTGGCCGTCGAAGCCGGAACGGTGCTCTTCGAGCTCAGCCAGGGTCCTTACGACGGCGCCACCCACAAACGCTGGGCGCCGTGGGCACCCGAGGAAGGCACGCCCGAGGGGGCGGCCTACCTGGCGGATCTGCGTGTGAAGCTCGGGTTGTAGCCAGGCAAACCTAGCCTGACGCCTTGAAGACCTGATCCAGGATCGCGTCGGCGAACTCCCGGTAGTGCTCTTCGACCACGGGCATGTCGGTCGTCTGGCGGCTCGACGGGTAGAGCATGATGACGACCTTCTGGCCGCCGTCGACCTGGAAGCTCCAGGTCAGCATTTGCTGGCGGTGGCGGTGGCTGAACGTGATGATGCCGCAGAAGGCATCCGCATCATGCCGTTCGACGATGACGTCCTTGATTTCCACGCCTCGTGCCTTTCCCTTCAACCCCGCGAGCCTCAAGGTACCTCCGGGCTGCCGGACCGGAAACGGCCGATTGTCAGGGCGACACGCGGATCCGCACGCCCTCCTCCAGCAGGATGCGGCGGATGTTGGCATCGGAGACGAAGTTCCCCAGCCGATCCAGCGTGGGCTGAGTCGCGTCGAGGGTCGCGGTCAGCCGATCCGACAGCCGATCGAGGCGGTCGAGAGAAGCCGGCAAGCGACCCAGCAACAGATCCGCCCGCGCCAGGGCCCGGCCGCCGGAACCCGCGACCTGCGTGTCGAGCGCCGCGACCAGCTTATCGGTGCGGGTCGCCAGGCCGTTGGCGCGCACGGCCAGGGCGTCGGCGCGCCCGACCAATTCATCCACCCTGCCTACCAGCCGATCCATGGCCGGAAGCGACGCTTCGAGGCCGGTCAACAGCCGCTCGGCCTTCGGCGCGATCGCTTCGGCAGTCTCCAGCAGGTTGAGGGCCTTCGGGCCGCCTGCTGCCAGGAGGGCGTCGAGGCGGTCGGCAAAGCGGTAGACGCGAGCCAGGTTGGCGTCCGAAAGCGCTCCCGCCGCGGCGCCGACCAGTCGCGCCAGGTCGTCGGGGTCCACTTTCTCGAGCACCGGCGCCAGGCGCGTGAGGATCTGGTCGGCCTCGACGGTCGTGCTCGTCCGGGTGATGGTCGCGCCGCTGTCCAGCGGCGCATCGGCGGTGCCGCCGACCAGGTCCACGACCTTCTCGCCCAGGAGGCTGCGCGCCCGGATGACCGCCCCGACGTCGGCCCGGAGATCGGCGTCCCGCGCGACGTCGAGCAGAACGATCGCCTTGCCCCCCTTGACGCTCAGCTTCTCGACCCGGCCGACGGGCACGCCGGCCACGACGACGGGCGCGTCGGCCACCAGGCCGGTGGCGTCCGCGAAGACCGCCGTCACGTGCATGCCATGACCCAGGCGCCAGCCGCCGAGCATCAGGAACAGCCCGACCAGGAGGGCGGCGCTGCCGACAAGGAACGCCCCGAGGGCGATGTCCTGCCACCGTTCGCGGCGCCTTGGAGCGGAGAGGCTGGAAGACACGGGACTACCTCGTTGCCTTGTCTAGTCGCGAGAAGAACTGCCGGATGACGGGCTCCCGCGACGCAAGTATCTCGCGCCTGTGGCCCATCGCGAGCATGCGGCCTTCGTGCAGCATGCCCACCCGGTCGGCGATGCGCACGGTACTCTCGAGATCGTGGCTGATCACCAGGAACGTCCTCCCGCCACCCCGCATTTCCAGGATCAGCTGGTCGATGGCGTCGGCCATGACCGGATCGAGGCCGCTCGTGGGTTCGTCGAAGATCACCAGTTCGGGATCCAGGGCGATCGCCCGGGCTATACCCACGCGCTTGCGCATGCCGCCCGAGAGCTCCGCGGGCATCAGCGGCGCGGCGTCCGGCAGGCCCACGCGATCGAGCTTCTCCCGCACGATGCGCCGGATCTCGGTCTCCGGGAGCGCCAGGTGGCGCCGGATCGGGAACGCGACGTTCTCGCCCACGGAGAGGGAATCGAACAGCGCTCCGTCCTGGAAGCACATCCCCACCTTCTCGCGGACCTTGTACAGCTCGCGCTCGGACAGGGCCGAAAGTTCGACGTCGTTCAGAAACACCGCGCCGCTATCCGGCCGCAGGAGCCCGATGCACAGCTTGGCGAACACCGATTTGCCCGTGCCCGAGGGCCCGAGTATCACGGTCGTCATGCCGCGCTCGATGCGGGTGGAGACGTCGGCGATGACCGGCGCGCCGCGATCGAACGACTTGGTCAGGCGCTCGGTGCGGATCACCGGTAGAACGCCTCCGAGAGCAGGTAGTTGGCGACGACGATCGCCAAGGTGGTCCGGACCATCCCGCGCGTGATGGCCAGGGACACTCCCCGGGGGCCGCCGGCCGCCCGGTACCCCTGGTAGGCCGAGATCAACCCCGCAAGCCCCCCGAACACCACGACCTTGAGCATTCCGCACAGCAGGTCCCGGACACCCGTGAACCGCGTGAGATCGGCCATGTAGGTCGAGGACGCCACGCCGAGCGCGCCGACCGCCGTGACGTACGACGCCAATATCGCGGCGACGTCGGCGAACACCAGCAGCGGCGGGGCCGCCAGGACCAGGGCGAGTACCCGCGGGCCCAGCAGGTGGCGGAAGGGATCGACGCCCATGACCTCGAGGGCGGCTACCTGCTCCGACGCGCGCATGGTGGCGATCGCCGCGGTCAGCGCGGTACCGGGCTTGGCGGCGATCATCGCTCCGGTCAGGAGGGGGGCCAGCTCGCGCAGGGCGACCAGGCCGGCGTACGAGCCGATCATGGCCTGCGTGCCCAGCGAGAGGAAGGCGTGATGGCCCATGAGCGTGGCGATGCTGCCGATCATCGCGGCGACCAGGAGGACCGGGGCCAGGGTCTCGAGACAGGTGCGCCGGAACTGGCGCCAGGTCTCCGGGGCCTCCGGCGGCGCGGCGGGCGAGAGCAGGCGCAAGGCAAACGCCGCGAGGGTCATGACTGCACCCGCAACAGCACCGTGGTCAGGGCCGCCTCGGCGGCCGCGACCACCACGATGCTCTGCACGATCGCCGCATTGACCGCCCGGCCCACGCCTTCGGCCCCGCCGCGGGCGCGCATGCCGTGGAAGCACGACAGCAGACCGCACAGGAAACCGAAGATCCCGGCCTTCCAGATGGCCTCGGCTACGGCCGCGGGCGAGATCTGCGCCGCGAGGCCGGCCAGGAATGGACCGGCCGAGGCACCGTGGACGAACACCGCGCCCAGGTAGCCGCTGCCGAGCGCCGCCACGGCGCCCAGGCCGGCGGCGATGGGCGCCACGACGGTCAGGGCGACGACCCGCGGAACGACCAGGAAGCGTACGGGATCCACGCCCATCGCCCGCAGGGCGGCCTCTTCCTCGGTCACCTGCATCGCCCCGAGTTCGCCGGCGAAAGCGGTGCCTATCTGCGCGGCGAGCATGAGGGCCGACATCGTGGGGGCCATGTCGCGAACGGTGACCTGCGCCAGCATGCCCGACAGCAGCCGATCCGCGCCGAACATCTGGAGCACCCACACCCCCTGGAGCGCCGCGATGCCGCCGATGGTCGCCATCATGACCACGACCGGGAGCAACGCCTGGGGCGAACCGGCCAGGCGCAGCGCCCGCAAGGTCTCCCGCCACTCCACGGTCAGATCCTCCCCGGGCCCCGCCCCGGGGCCAGGATCCCGTCCGGGTCGAACACGCCCTTCATCCGGCGCGCCAGCTCCCACTCGGGCCGCGGCGGCCCGAAGACGTCCTCTCCGGCGGGGCCGCGCTCCACGACGAGCCAGCCGCCAACCGCCGACACGGCCGCCCGCCAGGCGGCGATCGAGGCGTCAGGGCCGCCCTCGCCCGCCAGCGGCACCACCCGGGCGATCCCGGCGCCCAGGTGGGCGTGGACGCGCTCGAACGGCAAGGTCCCGAGCAGGGAGACCAGCCGGTCGGGCAACGCGCCGATGCGCACGACGAGCGGCTCCGCAAAGGCCGGGGCCGGCGGCTCGGCCTGCCACTCGGTTCCCGGATGGCTCTCGCGCTCCCCCGCGAACCGGGCGATCTGGGAAGCGACGTCTTCCCGGTAGCCCTCGCAGCCCACCTCGACGACCAGGTCCCCCGCCCCGTGCAGGTCGCACCAGGCTGCGCCGGCCGCCAGGGCCGCCTGCCGGACCTCCTCGACCTCGGAGAGGTTCGTGCGGGGCATACGAGCCACCGCGATCTCCTCGGGGAGCGGCGCTACCTTGAACGACACCTCGGTGAGAACGCCGAGCGAGCCGCGGCTCCCGCAGAACAGCTTGCACAGGTCGTAGCCGGTGACGTTCTTGACCACCTTGCCGCCCGCCCGCAGTACCTTCGCGGTCCCGGCCACCGCCTGGAAGCCTACGAGCCAGTCGCGGGGCGTTCCGCAAGTCGACCGGCGCTTGCCGGCCGTCGCCGCCGCCACGACGCCGCCGGCCGTGGCGCCGGGCGGCGCTTCGAGCGGCAGCCGTTGCCCGAAGCCGGCGAGGAACTCCTGGATCGCCGCAAGCTCCGTCCCGGCGCCGACAGTGAGCACCAGGTCGGCAGGCGAGTAGTCGCCGACCGGTCCGGCCATGCGCGAGGTCTCGACCACCAGGTCGCAACGCCGGGGCGGGTTGCCGATGTGCGCTTCCGTGCCGCCGCCGACCGCCAGGACACCCTGGCCGCCGCGCATCGCCTCGTGCAGGACGAACGAGAGTTCCTCGGCGCCGCTCGGCGCCAGAGTGTGGACCGCCTCCAGGTTCATACCGGCGCCGCCCGGCGGTGCAGCAACCCGACCTCGATGCAGGACCGCTGCGGCAGGATCTTGCCCGGGTTCATCCGGCCCGCCGGATCCCACGCAGCCCGGACGGCCTCCTGCGCCGCCAGATCGTCCGGTGAGAACATGAGCGCCATCTGGCCGATCTTCTCGATGCCTATGCCGTGCTCGCCGCTCAGCGTGCCGCCCAGGCGCACGCACAGCGTCAGGATCTCGGCACCCGCCGCCAGTACGCGGTCCACCTCGTCGGCGTCGCGATCGTCGAA
This DNA window, taken from Candidatus Tanganyikabacteria bacterium, encodes the following:
- a CDS encoding MCE family protein yields the protein MSSSLSAPRRRERWQDIALGAFLVGSAALLVGLFLMLGGWRLGHGMHVTAVFADATGLVADAPVVVAGVPVGRVEKLSVKGGKAIVLLDVARDADLRADVGAVIRARSLLGEKVVDLVGGTADAPLDSGATITRTSTTVEADQILTRLAPVLEKVDPDDLARLVGAAAGALSDANLARVYRFADRLDALLAAGGPKALNLLETAEAIAPKAERLLTGLEASLPAMDRLVGRVDELVGRADALAVRANGLATRTDKLVAALDTQVAGSGGRALARADLLLGRLPASLDRLDRLSDRLTATLDATQPTLDRLGNFVSDANIRRILLEEGVRIRVSP
- a CDS encoding DUF2225 domain-containing protein, yielding MEDATLVGRAVTCPLCKSGFTYCRPKSGTYKLLGRDSDYCPYYEGRNPLFYHVWVCPNCQFAAYKEHFGQVEPGKVHALKETLTALVTARADFSRPERTMFVALQAYQVALVCYQARAYPPEMIGQVALRLAWICRYGGQAKRELDFLDQARQHLTEAYDKGIRTKGFIDFQGLTYMVGELNLRTGHLAKATACFATLMRTKGLTDPMRVAGAARQDAAEAAETVGKRLESVDVLEPLGSAGLGILAQRSRIRRVPKGEILYEDGEPGGSLIVVVKGCCSLYRSGPGSRLETVMEAGDSCSEQTLFTGEPRVGTLVAGPPDNREGPETVVAEIERADLHAVLRLFPKAAEGITARLNLALEEAAAREWVRAAREAEAAPRRQERSIILDAVSSLFGNFAGAGVDD
- a CDS encoding ABC transporter permease, which translates into the protein MTLAAFALRLLSPAAPPEAPETWRQFRRTCLETLAPVLLVAAMIGSIATLMGHHAFLSLGTQAMIGSYAGLVALRELAPLLTGAMIAAKPGTALTAAIATMRASEQVAALEVMGVDPFRHLLGPRVLALVLAAPPLLVFADVAAILASYVTAVGALGVASSTYMADLTRFTGVRDLLCGMLKVVVFGGLAGLISAYQGYRAAGGPRGVSLAITRGMVRTTLAIVVANYLLSEAFYR
- a CDS encoding 1-phosphofructokinase family hexose kinase, translating into MILAVCANTSLDRTAVIPGFAAGKLHRVGRVHVQAGGKGVNVARCLNALGLPVLTVGFAGGEMGRWIAQAMRREGLSADLIQIAGESRSCFAILDTRGLKVTEVDEEGPEVSLAEVGKLTALLARHAPRARMAVLSGSLPPGCPPDTYRRWVEVARKAGATPVVDAAGPALNEALAARPYLVKPNEAEAEELLGYRLDNNTAISRALDFLAAKADVVALTLGARGAAIAAGDRRWRVNPPAIKAINTVGCGDAFLAGFVAGLVRNLPLEAASRLAVAAGSANATAVGAGTVPAQTIDKLEAEVRLTAL
- a CDS encoding WbuC family cupin fold metalloprotein; its protein translation is MTGHHAGLKLLDDALMDQLRDQARASPRRRAVHRFHEHEEPVQRMLNALEPDSYVRPHKHEDPDKFEAFVVLRGRAAVVLFDPDGKVAATVVIAARGTTRGVEIPPRAFHCLVAVEAGTVLFELSQGPYDGATHKRWAPWAPEEGTPEGAAYLADLRVKLGL
- a CDS encoding glycoside hydrolase family 1 protein, whose amino-acid sequence is MSQPFPPGFLWGVATSAMQVEGHLQHSNWHDELKHWRMEHPAGRGCDFLNRYESDLDLVRGMGLGAFRFSLEWGRIEPEPGRFDDEALAHYQRIIDACHARGIEPILTLWHFSYPRWIDRELPGGWTNPEIVEIFGRFARKAGERLRGVKWWITQNEPNAFVLNTWLFAAYPPAPAPLLQAGRCPAVAANVVAAHQVAYDILKAQDRSRMISANVFHFQPRGLGWPNTLEFFARLESFDYISIDYYFAHLPWEWPYLAFQWAWPVHPPGIADSVLAYWRRFRKPVLIGENGLCQHGDRPRRDGWTRDRYLVHHVHHLERAAQAGADLVGYMHWSLLDNWEFGSYTPRFGLYQVDFTRPDLPRTPTAAVEAYQEIAGEGYAAAPLLARFGVRR
- a CDS encoding ATP-binding cassette domain-containing protein, with the translated sequence MTTVILGPSGTGKSVFAKLCIGLLRPDSGAVFLNDVELSALSERELYKVREKVGMCFQDGALFDSLSVGENVAFPIRRHLALPETEIRRIVREKLDRVGLPDAAPLMPAELSGGMRKRVGIARAIALDPELVIFDEPTSGLDPVMADAIDQLILEMRGGGRTFLVISHDLESTVRIADRVGMLHEGRMLAMGHRREILASREPVIRQFFSRLDKATR
- a CDS encoding ABC transporter permease — protein: MEWRETLRALRLAGSPQALLPVVVMMATIGGIAALQGVWVLQMFGADRLLSGMLAQVTVRDMAPTMSALMLAAQIGTAFAGELGAMQVTEEEAALRAMGVDPVRFLVVPRVVALTVVAPIAAGLGAVAALGSGYLGAVFVHGASAGPFLAGLAAQISPAAVAEAIWKAGIFGFLCGLLSCFHGMRARGGAEGVGRAVNAAIVQSIVVVAAAEAALTTVLLRVQS
- a CDS encoding FAD-binding protein — protein: MNLEAVHTLAPSGAEELSFVLHEAMRGGQGVLAVGGGTEAHIGNPPRRCDLVVETSRMAGPVGDYSPADLVLTVGAGTELAAIQEFLAGFGQRLPLEAPPGATAGGVVAAATAGKRRSTCGTPRDWLVGFQAVAGTAKVLRAGGKVVKNVTGYDLCKLFCGSRGSLGVLTEVSFKVAPLPEEIAVARMPRTNLSEVEEVRQAALAAGAAWCDLHGAGDLVVEVGCEGYREDVASQIARFAGERESHPGTEWQAEPPAPAFAEPLVVRIGALPDRLVSLLGTLPFERVHAHLGAGIARVVPLAGEGGPDASIAAWRAAVSAVGGWLVVERGPAGEDVFGPPRPEWELARRMKGVFDPDGILAPGRGPGRI